A genomic window from Lotus japonicus ecotype B-129 chromosome 1, LjGifu_v1.2 includes:
- the LOC130727977 gene encoding protein NODULATION SIGNALING PATHWAY 2-like has translation MMQSEILHQSPWSFYEGMDSIFDQVLEPYQLFTMDDHVVGDCVFNSTMLSTPQDTVSEVFSIPSPSTIFTNDLIQYPIDEDTLQLPSLMELDGFEFDANLSSQIANIFGHGYPEESEGTHFPQPQFKTLEESFPLQGSPSEVEDSWSPPMSLRSEISFSSSIQQPSLNLPQEGMEICNQVSLPHLMEAYVETKGKGQNSLAEAILRRMSQKVNPRGDSLERLASYLSQDMTNHGDYLRGEASKNFGDALRVFHQGVPHRKIADFAAISAILEAVPEDCDGIHIIDFYLGHGAQWAPMIETIAKFHKSLKLTSIRLDEESPECVSTPLNFEETRRQLYEHAKSCGLKLKVEEKRLEELVGEIKKMKKKGGRREFLAFNCMVGLLDLSDARLVSPLQSTSTQVWRKREQAMEFLKVAEDLINTSDCKGIITSGDGDAFEKMKNNCDFRSFIEGHLVHYQAWLESIESHFTPRFSEARTAIEVLFVAPCVSSLSLLQLQTWEEKKKDWDLHQEQMMSLEGCRLSNNILLEAREVLNGSEGSYEARIEGQSGNVLVLEWKGTQLLRLSTWKN, from the coding sequence ATGATGCAGTCAGAGATTCTTCATCAGTCCCCATGGTCATTCTATGAAGGCATGGACTCAatttttgatcaagttcttGAGCCCTACCAATTATTCACCATGGATGACCATGTTGTTGGTGATTGTGTGTTCAACAGTACTATGTTGAGCACTCCACAGGATACTGTTTCTGAAGTTTTCTCCATCCCCTCTCCTTCCACCATATTTACCAATGATCTTATCCAATACCCAATTGATGAAGACACCCTGCAACTCCCATCACTGATGGAACTTGATGGTTTCGAATTTGATGCTAATTTGAGTTCCCAGATTGCAAATATTTTTGGCCATGGATACCCAGAAGAAAGTGAAGGGACTCATTTTccgcaaccgcaatttaaaacacTGGAAGAGAGCTTCCCTTTACAGGGCTCCCCCAGTGAGGTAGAAGATTCATGGAGTCCTCCCATGTCACTGAGATCAGAaatttccttctcctcctcaaTTCAACAACCATCACTGAACTTGCCACAAGAAGGCATGGAAATTTGCAACCAAGTGAGCCTTCCACACCTGATGGAGGCCTATGTAGAAACCAAGGGTAAAGGACAAAATTCACTAGCAGAAGCGATCTTGAGGCGCATGAGCCAGAAAGTTAACCCGCGCGGTGATTCGCTTGAGCGCCTTGCATCATACTTGTCACAAGACATGACAAATCATGGAGATTATCTCAGAGGTGAGGCCTCCAAGAACTTTGGTGATGCTTTGAGGGTGTTCCATCAAGGAGTCCCACATAGAAAAATTGCTGACTTTGCAGCAATTTCAGCAATTCTTGAAGCTGTCCCAGAAGATTGTGATGGAATACACATAATTGACTTTTATTTAGGACATGGTGCTCAATGGGCTCCAATGATTGAGACAATTGCAAAATTTCACAAATCATTGAAATTGACATCAATCAGATTGGATGAGGAGAGCCCTGAATGTGTTTCCACTCCATTAAATTTTGAGGAAACTAGGAGGCAACTTTATGAACATGCCAAATCATGTGGTTTGAAGTTGAAGGTAGAGGAAAAGAGATTGGAAGAACTGGTTGGTGAGAttaaaaagatgaaaaaaaaggGTGGGAGGAGAGAGTTTTTAGCCTTCAATTGTATGGTGGGTCTATTGGATTTGAGCGATGCGAGACTTGTTTCACCATTACAATCAACGTCAACACAAGTGTGGAGGAAAAGAGAACAAGCCATGGAGTTTCTTAAGGTAGCTGAGGATTTGATCAACACCTCTGACTGCAAGGGAATTATCACTTCTGGtgatggtgatgcatttgagaaaatgaaaaataactgTGATTTCAGGTCATTCATTGAAGGCCATTTAGTGCATTACCAGGCTTGGTTAGAATCAATTGAATCACACTTCACACCTCGTTTCTCTGAAGCAAGAACTGCAATTGAAGTGCTATTCGTGGCGCCTTGCGTCTCTTCTCTTAGTCTGTTACAATTACAAACATGggaggaaaagaaaaaggatTGGGATCTTCATCAGGAACAGATGATGAGCTTAGAGGGTTGCAGATTGAGCAATAACATATTACTGGAAGCCAGAGAAGTGTTGAATGGAAGTGAAGGTTCATATGAGGCCAGGATTGAAGGACAAAGTGGTAATGTTCTGGTTTTGGAATGGAAAGGCACCCAACTGCTAAGACTCTCAACTTGGAAAAACTAA
- the LOC130712684 gene encoding uncharacterized protein LOC130712684, with the protein MGSKLYVSTDEDFHYSILIYDLKDFGNGSPKPKVSVMVPEASTPYVSRIVDSHRHDSGYAYGCLAKHESLEQLFLIYIMCNVIYKPEHVDSWNPEFVTSPKITAVEVFKLDMNKEPLQWIKCQSLDDNVIFVSGITNMVISRAALSSTDQELIRENSVYFAISFQCPSDPWQGVRLGVKHLTDSSIKYFSVEKSNHSDVPYPFWFVPSI; encoded by the coding sequence ATGGGTTCGAAGTTGTATGTTAGTACTGATGAAGACTTCCATTATTCCATATTGATTTATGATCTTAAAGATTTCGGTAATGGATCTCCAAAGCCTAAAGTATCAGTTATGGTTCCGGAAGCATCGACACCATATGTTTCAAGAATAGTTGATAGCCACCGTCATGATTCAGGTTATGCATATGGCTGTCTAGCAAAACATGAATCATTAGAACAACTATTCCTCATTTACATCATGTGCAATGTAATTTATAAACCTGAGCATGTTGACTCTTGGAACCCAGAATTTGTTACCTCACCTAAGATTACTGCGGTGGAAGTGTTTAAGTTGGACATGAATAAGGAACCTCTTCAGTGGATCAAGTGTCAAAGTTTAGATGATAATGTGATTTTTGTTAGTGGTATCACAAACATGGTCATATCAAGAGCTGCCCTTAGTAGCACTGATCAAGAGTTAATTAGAGAAAATAGTGTGTATTTTGCTATTTCATTTCAATGTCCTTCAGATCCATGGCAAGGCGTTCGGTTGGGGGTCAAGCACTTAACTGATAGCAGCATCAAATATTTTTCTGTAGAAAAATCAAATCATTCTGATGTTCCTTATCCTTTCTGGTTTGTACCAAGTATTTAA
- the LOC130712692 gene encoding uncharacterized protein LOC130712692: protein MSLYGKLCIDKKVSEKEEKNNISKWVHIPDELLELIMKRLCLMDYLALRTICTPWRSTVTKAMANKHCCPLSELPLIVLLSDEEVLFSLRTEREHCPKVSIFESRKITCYGSVEGWMIMCDYVKKNSLSIFFKNPVTNSRVSISSPLDYPSNSPIQGKKLCLSKMVASSGPDCYKSNDFLAALFNDFLHIAFYSLFDKSWNMIKPDQDSGVAFLDIEIMGSKLYVRTSKPLNSIIVYDLKDFSSGSSPKTKVLAMLPQRSTPHVPRIIDNQHHVSGCAFCSLAKHETLDQLFLIYMICNITYRSADVGYLNMPKEYVIPPEITGVEVFKIDINKEPIKWIKCERLDDDVIFVSGVKSMVMSRTSLNCPQALIRENNVYFALSFKCPSDPWQGNLLGIKHLTDSSIKYFSIEKSNHSKVLYPFWFIPSI, encoded by the coding sequence ATGTCACTCTATGGAAAGCTATGTATTGATAAGAAGGTGAgtgaaaaagaagagaagaacAACATTAGCAAGTGGGTGCATATTCCGGATGAGTTGTTAGAACTTATTATGAAGCGCTTGTGTCTTATGGATTACCTTGCATTGCGTACAATATGCACCCCTTGGAGGAGTACTGTTACTAAAGCCATGGCAAACAAGCATTGTTGCCCATTAAGTGAACTGCCACTAATTGTCCTTCTATCTGACGAGGAAGTACTTTTCAGCTTGAGAACAGAACGTGAACATTGCCCCAAAGTATCAATATTTGAGAGCAGAAAAATTACCTGTTATGGTTCAGTTGAAGGGTGGATGATTATGTGTGATTATGTTAAAAAGAACAGTTTGTCAATCTTCTTCAAAAATCCTGTGACTAATAGTAGAGTCTCAATTTCATCACCATTGGACTATCCCTCTAACTCTCCAATCCAAGGTAAAAAGTTGTGTTTGAGTAAAATGGTAGCCTCTTCCGGACCAGATTGTTATAAATCAAATGATTTTTTGGCTGCTCTCTTCAATGATTTTTTGCATATTGCATTCTATAGTCTTTTTGACAAGTCGTGGAACATGATTAAGCCAGATCAGGATTCAGGGGTTGCTTTTTTGGATATAGAAATTATGGGTTCCAAATTGTATGTTCGAACTAGCAAACCCTTGAATTCCATAATTGTTTATGATCTTAAAGATTTCAGTAGTGGATCGTCGCCAAAGACTAAAGTTTTAGCCATGCTTCCACAGAGATCGACACCACATGTACCAAGAATAATTGATAACCAGCATCATGTCTCAGGTTGTGCCTTTTGCTCTCTAGCCAAACATGAAACATTAGACCAATTATTCCTTATTTACATGATCTGCAATATAACTTATAGATCTGCAGATGTTGGCTACTTGAACATGCCCAAAGAATATGTTATCCCACCTGAGATCACTGGAGTAGAAGTGTTCAAGATTGACATTAACAAGGAGCCTATTAAGTGGATAAAGTGTGAAAGATTAGATGATGATGTGATTTTTGTTAGTGGTGTCAAGAGCATGGTAATGTCAAGAACCTCCCTTAACTGCCCTCAAGCGTTAATTAGAGAAAATAATGTCTATTTCGCCCTTTCATTTAAGTGTCCTTCAGATCCATGGCAAGGTAATCTGTTGGGGATCAAGCACCTGACAGATAGCAGCATCAAATATTTTTCTATTGAGAAGTCAAATCATTCCAAAGTTCTGTATCCTTTCTGGTTCATACCAAGCATTTGA